One Eubacterium sp. AB3007 genomic window, AAACGCGGTATCGCCATACCGCCGAAGGGAGCATTCTCTGAACTATTCGGTCTGGCATTTGAAGATGAGGAGGTCCCACAATGAAGATCGCATGGTTTTGTATCCCTGCCCACGGACACACCAATCCGACCCTCGGGCTTGTGAAGGCACTGACGGAGGCAGGACACAGCATCTATTATTTTTCTTTCGAGATGTTCAGGGAAAAGATCGAGAGCGCCGGCGCAGTGTTCATCCCATGTGACGGATATGATTTCGAGATGGAAGACAAGGGGAATGCGGATCGCGTAGGGAAGGATCAGGCTTTTGCGGTCGAGCTGCTCGTCTCATCCACCCTTGCGCTTGATGAGATGGTGACACAGAAGATCGCAGAGATTCAGCCGGATGTCATCGTGTCAGATTCCGTCGCCTATTGGGGAAAGCTGGCAGCACTGAAGCACGGGATCCCCTACATTTCCTCCACCACCACCTTTGCCTTCAACCGTTATTCCGCAAAGTACATGAAACACGGGATAGGGGAGACACTGAAAATGCTTTTCTCCATGCCCAAGGTCAACAAGCAGATCCGGCGGTTGCAGGAGAGAGGGTACCCGGTGAAAGGCCTCCTGGATATCGTGCAGAATGATAACGACACAAACACCGTGGTCTATACATCCAGGTACTTTCAGCCGTGCTCCGAGACATTCTCCGACAGGTATCATTTCATCGGGCCTTCGATCCGGCCGATCACAAAGCCGTTTCAGAAGAAAGCGGACAAGACGGTTTACATCTCCATGGGTACGGTTAACCAGAACCGGGCGTTCTACCGCAATTGCATCCGTGCACTTGGGGAGACGGAGTATCAGGTGATTATCTCGATGGGGGCCAATACAGATCATTTTGAAAGCGTGCCTGAGAATATTGAGCTCTACGAAAGCGTCGACCAGATGGCGGTGCTCTCCATCGCAGATGCCTTCCTCACCCATTGCGGGATGAACTCGGCATCGGAAGGGTTGTACTTCGGCGTCCCGTTGATTCTGTTCCCGCAGACCCCGGAGCAGGATGCGGTCGCCAGGAGGACTGAGGAACTCGGCGCCGGGCTCAGGCTTCCTTCCATTGAAGAGGAAGATATCGTGACTTCCATCGAGGGGGTGCTCCGGGAGCCGCGCTTCAAACAGGCGGCAGAGACAATATCCGACAGTTTCCGGCAATGCGGCGGGATCCAGGAAGCCGTGGATTTCATCACAAAGCCGGGTTGGCACGACAATTGAAATATGATACAATTTCTCGGAGATATATTGCAATCAGAGAAGGGGGATGACGATTTGCCTTTTAAGATCATCAGAAATGACATAACGAAGGTGAAGGCGGATGCTATCGTGAACACTGCCAACCCGGAGCCAATATACGCCAGCGGCACAGATGCAGCCATCTACATGGCAGCAGGGGCGGATGAGCTTCTGGCAGAAAGGCGAAAGATCGGCAGGATCGCGCCGGGGGAGGTAGCGGTCACCGACGCATTTCAGCTTCCCGCAAAATACATCATCCATACCGTAGGCCCGGCCTGGGTCGATGGGAGTCACGGAGAATATGATGTTTTGCGCTCCTGTTACAGGAAGTCCCTGCTCATTGCAGATCAGCTAGGCTGTGAGAGCATTGCTTTTCCTTTGATCGCAACCGGTGTCTATGGCTTCCCGAAGGATCAGGCCCTGGAGATCGCCCTGGAGATCATTCGGGAGCACCTGAAGGACTCCGATCTGAACGTCGTTCTGGTGGTATTTGGGCGCAGTTCTTATCAGATCGCTGCGGGACTGACAGAGCAGATCGAAGAATACATCGATGAAAACTACGTCTCCGAGCGCGCGGAAGAGGAATACGGCGGACCTATTGGAACCCTTTCGGGAGAGAGATACAGGCGCAGACTGTTGGCAGAGAGCATGACATTGGACGCGGAACCAGAGTATGCTCCACAACAGAAGAAGGCCTCTCTGGAGGATGTGCTAAACAATCTGGGGGAAAGCTTTCAGGCAAGACTGCTGCGCATGATCGATGAGCGCGGGATGACAGATCCGGAAGTGTATAAGCGGGCAAATGTTGACCGCAAGCTCTTTTCCAAGATCCGGTGCAACGAGAACTACATACCCAAGAAGAAAACCATCGTTGCCCTTGCGATCGCGCTGCGGCTAAACCTGGATGACACCAGAGATCTACTGGCCAGCGCAGGACTCATGCTGACCAATAACAGCAAATCCGACGTGATCGTGAGCTTCTGTATAGAGAATGGCATTTACGATATCTATGAGGTGAATGCACTGCTGTTCCAATTCCAGCAGCCGATCCTGGGCTGATTTCTGTCGCTTTGCAAGCGACCACTTACATCTGCAGATCCGATATACTTGTATCATCAAAGAACAAGGAGGGATTGCAGATATGAAAAAGAACTTAACAGAACTGGTGATGATCCTGGACAGAAGCGGATCCATGTCAGGATTGGAGAGCGATACCATTGGCGGATACAACAGCATGCTGAAGAAGCAACGCGAGGCCGACGGTGAGGTGCTGGTATCCACAATATTGTTTGATGACCGCAGCGAGGTGCTGTACGATCGTGTGCCCCTTGAGAAACTGCCGCAGATGACAGACAAGGAATACTTTGTGCGAGGCTGCACAGCGCTGTTGGATGCTGTCGGCGGCGCGATCCACCACATCGGCAATATTCATAAGTACGCGCGGGAGGAAGACCGGCCGGAGAAGACGATCTTTGTGATCACCACGGACGGGATGGAAAATGCCAGCCGCAAGTATTCCTACGATCGTGTGAAAAGGATGGTCGAGCGCCAGAAGGAGAAGTACGGCTGGGAGTTTCTGTTCCTGGGGGCCAATATCGACGCCATCGAAACCGCCGGACGTTTCGGGATCTCCGCAGATCGCGCGGCAAACTACAACAGCGACCACGAAGGCACAGTGCTGAACTATGAGGTCCTCGCAGACACCGTTTGCGAGATGCGTGCAGCGGCAGCCCCCATCGGCGCAGACTGGAAGAAGCGCATCGATGAGGACTATAAGCGGCGCGGAGGGAAAGGGCAGCGCTGAAGAAGATTCCGGCACAAAGCCATATCGGACACCCAGGGAGCACCTCTTCTGTAGAACCCGGTAACGGCACGGTAGCTGAAAGGGAGCGTATTCCAGGTTGCGAGAACGTCTGTTCCGCAATGTGCAGTTTTTTCTCAGTACGCGGAACAATTGTTCCGCGCTTACTGTTTTTTGTTGAATTTGCGGAACACCCCAAAGTTAAAAATGAATTTTTGACAAATCTGTACATTAAGTATATACTGTGTATGTGATAAATACACAGTTTGGGGAGGGGAAGAACATGAACGTAATCGTATCCAATTCATCAGACACTCCGCTGTATATGCAGATCAAGGAGCAGATCAAGGACGCCATCCTGAGAGGCGAGTTAGAGGAGGGGGCGCTGCTGCCGTCTATCCGCAGCCTTGCAAACGACGTACAAGTCAGCGTCCTGACGATTCGCCGTGTCTATGAGGAATTGGAGAAGGAAGGCTTTGCTGTCAGTAAGGCAGGAAGAGGCACCTTCGTATCTATGGGAAATCTGGAACTGCTCCGAGATTCCAAACGCCGCATCATTGAACAGGACTTACAGAAGGCTGTTCATAATGCGAAACTGTTTGATATTGAGAAGGACGACCTGTACGCAATGTTGGATATTCTGTATGAGGAGGATTAACTATGGATAATATCCTGGAAGTGTCTGGTCTAGTGAAACACTATTCCAAGTTTTCCCTTGACGATGTTTCCTTTTCCTTGCCGGAGGGATGCATCACCGGCTTCATTGGAGCCAATGGCGCGGGGAAGACGACGACGATCCGCACGATCCTGAACCTCGCACCCAAAGATGCCGGTACGATCAGAGTATTTGGTTTGGATGCGGAGGAATACGAACAGGAGATCAAGGACCGGATCGGTGTCGTCATGGACGGCAGCTATTTCTACAAGGACCTGACCATGAAGGAAATGAAAAGCATCATTGCACCGGCCTATTCCCGATGGAGCGATGAGGATTATCGATTCTATATGGAGAAGTTTGCGCTTGATCCGGGGCAGAAGATTGCTTCGCTTTCCAGCGGCATGATCATGAAATTCGCCCTTGTGTTGGCTCTCTCTCATCAGGCCGAACTGCTTATCATGGACGAGCCGACGAGTGGGCTTGATCCGCTGGTACGAAGTCAGTTCCTGGAGATCGTCAGGGACTATATGAACAACGGCGGCAAGGGCGTTTTCTTCTCGACACACATTACTTCTGACCTGGACAAGATCGCAGACATGCTCGTTCTCATTCACGGGGGTAGAATCGTTTTTCAACAAAGCAAGGATAATCTGCTCGACACCTTCCGTATCATCAAGGGAGATCCCGCCCTGCTCAACGATCAAAACAGAAAGCTCATAAGGAACCTTAGGATTTCCTCCTTTGGCTTCACAGGGGTCACAGACCATGCTTTGGAATTGAAGAAAGAAATGCCGGATGTTCTGCTGGAGAAGGCAGCCATCGAGGACATCATGCTCGGATACATTGGAGGTGAGAATGATGAACGCTAGTCTTGTGAGAAAAGATTATATTTTGGTAAGGAGGAATATTTTGATCCTTTTGGGGATATGTATCCTTGTCCCGGTGCTGATCATGATCCCGGATGGTGATTCGACCCATGCACAGATGGGGCCGTTGGCATTTCTCTATATGGCGGTACTAACTGATCTTTCCTATATGCAGGCAGTGGCAACAGAGGAGGAGAAGAACCCAAAAGCGACAGCCCTTGTTTGCGCAGCGCCATACTCACGTAAGAGTTACATCATTGCCAAGTATATTTGCTATCTGCTTTTCTGTGCAGCGTGTATTGCAGCGTATTCCATTGTCGCATTGCTCTATCCCAGGCTTAGTCCTCTGAGCCTGTTGGAGGTTCTGATACTTCTGCTGATTGGATTGATCCTTTATGGCATATATATGCCGGTCGTCATACGATACAGCATCACCAAGGCGCGTCACGTGTTTACATTCGGCTTGCTGTTCATTTGTCTTCTTCCGACCGTTGTTGCCAGCATGCTCCATCCGGATATGGCATTGATCATAGCGTTCCTGCAAGATCCTCCGGCCATTATAGTTCCGATCCTTCTTGGCGTTGATATTGCTATACTTCTTTTGTCTATGAAAATAACTATTCGCGTTTTCGAGAGAAAGGAGCTGTAAGGACATTCTTAACATTTCCTTAAGCAGCTGTTTGAGAATTGCTTTTTTGGAACTGCTATAATACTATTGTTGTTCCGTAAGCCAAAGTAGGAGTTGATATTTATGGAGAAGATTTTGGTTGTAGACGACGAAAAAGATATCGCTGATCTGATCGAAAGCATCGGGTTGCATAGTTTTTTTCGACTTTAAATGAGTCGTGGGTGGGTCCCTTGTTTTTCGTGGGCGCCACCAGCCAAATTGTATGAATTCTCCCAGTAAATGTGTGGATATCCATCGATTTTCGTGGGCGATTGCTTTGTTTTCGTGGGTGTCGCCCACGAGATTGATCGAAAGGCACATTGACAGAGGTTCTCGTCTGCTTGCACAAAGCTTTTTTTCTGAATAATGGACAACACCTCGGATATTGCCTCTGGCCTGCAAGTGCAGTATAATTGAGAGACAGACGATACGCATATGTGAGGAACGATTATGCTAAGGAACGGAATTTACGAACAGATCGTAAACACAAGGATCAACAGGGAACTGGCAGAGCTGGATCCTGAGAAGTACGACATTCAGTTGGAAAACCTTCAGGCGGAGGATGCCAGGAAGATCCTGACGATCTATATCTCCTATGTGATCCAGAAGGGGCTACGCTATATCAGGGACAGCTATCCAAGCAGGGAAGATGCGAAGGCACTGAGTGCGCAGATAAGGCTTTGTAACGATATAATCGAAGAGGTAGCGGCGCATACCGAGGAACCGGATTTTCGGGACAAACGGATCCTGGAGAAGGGAGAGGTGCTGACGGCACTCTATGAGAAATTGAATTCCGTGCGGAGCATTTCCGTGCAGAAGGTGATTCGGCCGGAGACATCCATCGTGGAGAATGCTTTGTTCACCGGAGCACCAACGGAACCCAGCATGATGAACGAACTGAAGAGGGAGATCCTCAGCGCAGATTCGGTGGATCTGCTGGTCTCCTTTATCAAGTGGAGCGCAATCCGGCCGCTGCTGACGGAGCTGCGGGCTTTCACGGCCCGGCCGGAGGCGAGGCTCAGGGTGATCACGACGACATACACCCGGGCCACCGACTACAAAGCCATCATGGAGCTGGCGAAGCTTCCGCGCACAGAGGTCAAGATCAACTACGAGACAGGGCATGCCAGGATGCATGCCAAGTCTTATCTTTTTCATAGGGAGACCGGGTTTTCCACCGCGTATATCGGGTCTTCCAACCTTTCCAACCCGGCGCTGACCGGGGGTCTGGAGTGGAATGTGAAGGTGACGGAGAAGGAGTCTTTCGATATCGTGAAGAAGTTCTCGGTCTCCTTTGAGAGCTATTGGAACGATGCGGCTTTCGAAAGGTTTGATCCGGAAGAGGAGGCCTGCCGCCGAAAACTGCAGGACGAGTTGGATCGGCCCCAGTGGGAGGTTGAAAATCGCAGGCGGCTTCACATGTCCTTCCGGCCTTACGCCTACCAGCAGGAGATTCTGGATAATCTGCAGGCGGAGCGGGAGAACTACGGCCACTACAAGAACCTGGTGGTGGCGGCGACCGGCGTGGGCAAGACCATCGTGGCTGCGTTTGATTACAAACGCTTCCGGGAGCATCAGCCCCATGCGCGGCTGCTGTTCGTGGCCCACAGGAAGGAGATCCTGGAGCAGAGTATTGAGAAGTTTCAGGAGGTGCTGAACGACTTCAATTTCGGTGAGTTATATGTGGACGGGAGGAAGCCTTCGGATATAGAGCACCTGTTTATCAGCGTGCAGTCCCTCAACTCCGCCAGGCTGACAGAGTGGACCTCCCCGGATTACTATGATTTCATCATCGTGGATGAGTTTCATCACGCCTCTGCCAAGTCCTATCAGGGCTTGTTGACCCACTATCAGCCGAAGATCCTGCTAGGGCTGACGGCTACCCCGGATCGTATGGATGGAGAGGACATCCTGAAGTATTTTGATGGGCGGATCGCTTCCAGGATGCTGCTGGGGGAGGCCATCGACCGGAATCTGCTCAGCACCTTCCAGTATTTCGGTGTCACGGACCAGGTAGATTATCAGAAGCTTCACTGGCTGAATGGACGTTACGATGTGCGGGAACTGGAGTCCGTCTATACGGCTGACACGGCTCGATGCCAGCTGGTGCTCCGGAAGGTCCGGGAATACGTGGCAGACATGGCCGAGGTGAAGGGCCTGGGATTCTGCGTCAGTGTGGCCCACGCCGAGTACATGGCCAGGTATTTCAATGAGCAGGGGGTTCCCTCCATCGCTCTCTCCGCACAGAGCATAGACGACATCCGGGACGATGCCAAGCGCCGGCTGGTGAAGGGGGAAATCAAGTTTATCTTTGTGGTGGATCTATACAACGAGGGCGTGGACATCCCGGAGGTGAACACGATCCTGTTCCTGCGGCCCACAGAGAGCGCCACGGTGTTCCTGCAGCAGCTGGGCAGGGGCCTTCGGATCGCGGAAGGGAAGGACTGCCTGACGGTACTGGATTTTGTGGGGCGCGCCAACAAGCGATATAAGTTTGCGGCCAAGTACGAGGCCCTGGTCGGGAAAGGACGGAAGTCGCTGCGGAAGCAGATCGACGAGGGGTTCTCCCAGCTCCCCAAGGGCTGCTACATCGAGTTCGAAAAGCTGGCGAGGGAGCACATACTGGACAATCTGAAGCAGACAGACAACACTAAGTCCGTGTTGACAGAAGAGGTGCGCACCTTCCAGGCCGACACCGGGCTGCCGCTGACCCTGGAGAATTTCCTGCCGGAGCACGACTTGTCCCTCTACGATTTCTACCAGAACACAGGGAAGCGATCGCTGTACCGGCTCATGTACTGGGCGGGGCTACTCCCCGGCGAGGAGGTATTGGAGGAGGATCGGTACACAAAGCTTTATGCCAGGTTCAACGGTCTGTTCCACATCAACTCCATCCGCCTGCTGGATTACTGGATCCGCTACGTGAAGGGAAATCTATCCTGTCGGAACGAGACCGAGCGCCTGATGCGAAACATGCTGTACTACACCTTCCACAGGAAGTGCCCGCGGAAGGAAGGGTACGGGAGCATCGACGAGGGGATCAACGCCGTGTTGGACGAGCGGTTCATTCGGGAGGAGGTGCTGCAGATCCTGCAGTATAACCGATCCCATGTGAGTTTTGTGGCAGGCACCAACGAGTATGCGTACGTGTGTCCCATCGATCTGCACTGCAGCTACAACACCAGTCAGATCATGGCGGCCTTTGGCTACTACAACGAGGAAGAGTCCCCGGAATTCCGCGAGGGAGTGAAGCAATTCAAGGACAAGAAGACAGACATCTTCCTGATCAACCTGAACAAGTCAGAGAAGGACTTTTCGCCCTCCACCATGTACGAGGACTACGCCATCAACCAGACCCTGTTTCACTGGCAAAGCCAGAGCCAGGACAAGGAACAGAGCCCCAAGATCCAGCGTTATATCCATCACCGTGAGCAGGGCAGTGTCATATCTCTGTTCGTCCGGGAGTTCAAGAAGTTCGGGGCGTACACAGCGCCCTATGTCTTCCTGGGGAATGCAGATTACGTGAGTCACCAAGGCGAGCAGCCCGTCAGCTTCCACTGGCGGCTCCACACCCCGCTGCCGGCAGAACTGCTGCCCAAGGCAAACAAGACGATCGCTGTGTAAGGAGGCATCCATTTTATGAACACCATCCGTGTAGTCGCCGCGGTCATCCGGGACGGGGACCGCATCTTCGCCACCGCCAGAGGTTACGGCGAATTCAAAGGCCGCTGGGAGTTTCCCGGCGGCAAGATCGAGAGGGGAGAGACACCCCAGCAGGCCCTGGTCCGGGAGATCCGAGAAGAACTGGACACTGTCGTCCGCGTCGGCGCTCTGTTGGACACCATCGAGTACGATTACCCGGCCTTCCACCTGTCCATGGACTGCTTCTGGTGCACCATTCAGTCCGGCAACCTGGTGCTGAAGGAGGCCGAAGACGCCCGGTGGCTCACCGCAGACACCATCGACAGCGTGGACTGGCTTCCCGCCGACATCACCCTGATCGAGAAGATCAAGGGGGCGCTGTAGTTTCACGCCAATCCCAGATCCGTTGCCCAAAACCTATATTCCTCAAATATTGTTCCCGCTTTGCTTCATGCCGATCGCCTGGATACCAGATTTTCAAAAAAGCCGTATCCAAAGGTTCCTAAGTAGGGTATTTTGGGAACAAATAATGCCTCATTTACAATCTGGACAACCATGCTCCGTAATTAAAGTGTTGAGAGTAACCACCATGCAGATCCCACAATCCGAAAAAGTAAATACACAAAGCCTCGCCAGACTATTTGACAACAAGAGTGAGAGTTACAAGCTCTTCTGGTTCAAGGCCATCCTCCACGAGGTGGCCCGGGGCAGAAGAGAGATCCCATTCCGGGAACTGATCCAGCGGATGATCGTAGATGCCTGGTACATGGTCAGCGAATACAAGTTGAACCTGGGACCATCGGACACCCTGGAGAAGACCGTCCTCTATATCGCCGGGCAGGAGCCTTTCCGTCCTACCGAGAAGGAGGAGGTGCTCCTGAACTATCTCCGGAGCACGGAGGATAAGCAGGTACGCGAGTACATGAGGACCTTGTCCCTGAACGTGCCGTACCGCCTTCAGGCTCCGCTGATGCCCAACCCTGGGCAGAAGATCTGGTACAAGACCGCCGCCATCACAGACTACATCAACACCCAGACAGGCGTGATGTACACCATCTATCGCGACGGTGCGCTGGACAGCCGGATCGTGATCACCCAGCCCTGGATGGAATACCTGCAGAGCAATCTGGGGATCCTTCTGGGCTGGACGGACTACAACCTGATCATGTACCTGCAGCGAAGGAATCCGGCGGTGCCGGGAATCGCCAGCAAGATCTACCCGCCGCAGGAGCGGAAGCTCACTGCAGTGACCGGGTATTGGAAGTACATGATCCGAAAGCAGCCTGTGATCGATATCTACACCGGCGACCTCCTGACCACCAGGGGCCTTTCCATCGATCATTTCGTCCCGTGGTCCTACGTGGCAAGCGATGAGCTTTGGAACCTGGTGCCCACGATCCGCAGCGTCAACAGCAGCAAGAGCAACCACCTGCCGAACTGGAGCACCTACTTCCAGCGCCTTGCCAGGACGGAGTACGACGCGTATCTGCTCACGGCGCAGGACGAGAAGGCGAGCCAGCTGTTCAACAAGTGCACCAGGGAGAATCTGAATAGCGAAGAGATCCGATACCGGCTTTATCAGCCCGGACAAAGCCGGGAGCACTTCGCCAACCAACTTGAGGAGATTATGCTCCCGATCTACGATTCCGCAAAGAATATGGGATTTCGGGAGTGGGTATACGATAGATGATGAACACGATCGACTATTACAATTTGAACGCGGCCGACTACTACGAGTCCACCATCGATGTGGA contains:
- a CDS encoding ABC-2 transporter permease; translated protein: MNASLVRKDYILVRRNILILLGICILVPVLIMIPDGDSTHAQMGPLAFLYMAVLTDLSYMQAVATEEEKNPKATALVCAAPYSRKSYIIAKYICYLLFCAACIAAYSIVALLYPRLSPLSLLEVLILLLIGLILYGIYMPVVIRYSITKARHVFTFGLLFICLLPTVVASMLHPDMALIIAFLQDPPAIIVPILLGVDIAILLLSMKITIRVFERKEL
- a CDS encoding GntR family transcriptional regulator, with the translated sequence MNVIVSNSSDTPLYMQIKEQIKDAILRGELEEGALLPSIRSLANDVQVSVLTIRRVYEELEKEGFAVSKAGRGTFVSMGNLELLRDSKRRIIEQDLQKAVHNAKLFDIEKDDLYAMLDILYEED
- a CDS encoding vWA domain-containing protein, translating into MKKNLTELVMILDRSGSMSGLESDTIGGYNSMLKKQREADGEVLVSTILFDDRSEVLYDRVPLEKLPQMTDKEYFVRGCTALLDAVGGAIHHIGNIHKYAREEDRPEKTIFVITTDGMENASRKYSYDRVKRMVERQKEKYGWEFLFLGANIDAIETAGRFGISADRAANYNSDHEGTVLNYEVLADTVCEMRAAAAPIGADWKKRIDEDYKRRGGKGQR
- a CDS encoding ABC transporter ATP-binding protein; translation: MDNILEVSGLVKHYSKFSLDDVSFSLPEGCITGFIGANGAGKTTTIRTILNLAPKDAGTIRVFGLDAEEYEQEIKDRIGVVMDGSYFYKDLTMKEMKSIIAPAYSRWSDEDYRFYMEKFALDPGQKIASLSSGMIMKFALVLALSHQAELLIMDEPTSGLDPLVRSQFLEIVRDYMNNGGKGVFFSTHITSDLDKIADMLVLIHGGRIVFQQSKDNLLDTFRIIKGDPALLNDQNRKLIRNLRISSFGFTGVTDHALELKKEMPDVLLEKAAIEDIMLGYIGGENDER
- a CDS encoding macro domain-containing protein; this encodes MPFKIIRNDITKVKADAIVNTANPEPIYASGTDAAIYMAAGADELLAERRKIGRIAPGEVAVTDAFQLPAKYIIHTVGPAWVDGSHGEYDVLRSCYRKSLLIADQLGCESIAFPLIATGVYGFPKDQALEIALEIIREHLKDSDLNVVLVVFGRSSYQIAAGLTEQIEEYIDENYVSERAEEEYGGPIGTLSGERYRRRLLAESMTLDAEPEYAPQQKKASLEDVLNNLGESFQARLLRMIDERGMTDPEVYKRANVDRKLFSKIRCNENYIPKKKTIVALAIALRLNLDDTRDLLASAGLMLTNNSKSDVIVSFCIENGIYDIYEVNALLFQFQQPILG
- a CDS encoding HNH endonuclease domain-containing protein, with translation MQIPQSEKVNTQSLARLFDNKSESYKLFWFKAILHEVARGRREIPFRELIQRMIVDAWYMVSEYKLNLGPSDTLEKTVLYIAGQEPFRPTEKEEVLLNYLRSTEDKQVREYMRTLSLNVPYRLQAPLMPNPGQKIWYKTAAITDYINTQTGVMYTIYRDGALDSRIVITQPWMEYLQSNLGILLGWTDYNLIMYLQRRNPAVPGIASKIYPPQERKLTAVTGYWKYMIRKQPVIDIYTGDLLTTRGLSIDHFVPWSYVASDELWNLVPTIRSVNSSKSNHLPNWSTYFQRLARTEYDAYLLTAQDEKASQLFNKCTRENLNSEEIRYRLYQPGQSREHFANQLEEIMLPIYDSAKNMGFREWVYDR
- a CDS encoding (deoxy)nucleoside triphosphate pyrophosphohydrolase, which codes for MNTIRVVAAVIRDGDRIFATARGYGEFKGRWEFPGGKIERGETPQQALVREIREELDTVVRVGALLDTIEYDYPAFHLSMDCFWCTIQSGNLVLKEAEDARWLTADTIDSVDWLPADITLIEKIKGAL
- a CDS encoding DEAD/DEAH box helicase, with product MLRNGIYEQIVNTRINRELAELDPEKYDIQLENLQAEDARKILTIYISYVIQKGLRYIRDSYPSREDAKALSAQIRLCNDIIEEVAAHTEEPDFRDKRILEKGEVLTALYEKLNSVRSISVQKVIRPETSIVENALFTGAPTEPSMMNELKREILSADSVDLLVSFIKWSAIRPLLTELRAFTARPEARLRVITTTYTRATDYKAIMELAKLPRTEVKINYETGHARMHAKSYLFHRETGFSTAYIGSSNLSNPALTGGLEWNVKVTEKESFDIVKKFSVSFESYWNDAAFERFDPEEEACRRKLQDELDRPQWEVENRRRLHMSFRPYAYQQEILDNLQAERENYGHYKNLVVAATGVGKTIVAAFDYKRFREHQPHARLLFVAHRKEILEQSIEKFQEVLNDFNFGELYVDGRKPSDIEHLFISVQSLNSARLTEWTSPDYYDFIIVDEFHHASAKSYQGLLTHYQPKILLGLTATPDRMDGEDILKYFDGRIASRMLLGEAIDRNLLSTFQYFGVTDQVDYQKLHWLNGRYDVRELESVYTADTARCQLVLRKVREYVADMAEVKGLGFCVSVAHAEYMARYFNEQGVPSIALSAQSIDDIRDDAKRRLVKGEIKFIFVVDLYNEGVDIPEVNTILFLRPTESATVFLQQLGRGLRIAEGKDCLTVLDFVGRANKRYKFAAKYEALVGKGRKSLRKQIDEGFSQLPKGCYIEFEKLAREHILDNLKQTDNTKSVLTEEVRTFQADTGLPLTLENFLPEHDLSLYDFYQNTGKRSLYRLMYWAGLLPGEEVLEEDRYTKLYARFNGLFHINSIRLLDYWIRYVKGNLSCRNETERLMRNMLYYTFHRKCPRKEGYGSIDEGINAVLDERFIREEVLQILQYNRSHVSFVAGTNEYAYVCPIDLHCSYNTSQIMAAFGYYNEEESPEFREGVKQFKDKKTDIFLINLNKSEKDFSPSTMYEDYAINQTLFHWQSQSQDKEQSPKIQRYIHHREQGSVISLFVREFKKFGAYTAPYVFLGNADYVSHQGEQPVSFHWRLHTPLPAELLPKANKTIAV
- a CDS encoding macrolide family glycosyltransferase, yielding MKIAWFCIPAHGHTNPTLGLVKALTEAGHSIYYFSFEMFREKIESAGAVFIPCDGYDFEMEDKGNADRVGKDQAFAVELLVSSTLALDEMVTQKIAEIQPDVIVSDSVAYWGKLAALKHGIPYISSTTTFAFNRYSAKYMKHGIGETLKMLFSMPKVNKQIRRLQERGYPVKGLLDIVQNDNDTNTVVYTSRYFQPCSETFSDRYHFIGPSIRPITKPFQKKADKTVYISMGTVNQNRAFYRNCIRALGETEYQVIISMGANTDHFESVPENIELYESVDQMAVLSIADAFLTHCGMNSASEGLYFGVPLILFPQTPEQDAVARRTEELGAGLRLPSIEEEDIVTSIEGVLREPRFKQAAETISDSFRQCGGIQEAVDFITKPGWHDN